Proteins encoded within one genomic window of Larus michahellis unplaced genomic scaffold, bLarMic1.1 SCAFFOLD_34, whole genome shotgun sequence:
- the LOC141737365 gene encoding olfactory receptor 14C36-like, producing the protein MSNSSSITQFLLLAFADTRELQLLHFGLFLGIYLAALLGNGLIITAIACDHRLHTPMYFFLLSLSVLDLGSISTTVPKSMDNSLRNTRAISYAGCAAQVFLFVFFMSVEYFLLTVMAYDRYVAICKPLHYGTLLGSRACVHMAAAAWGSGFLHALLHTANTFSLPLCQGNALDQFFCEIPQILKLSCSHSDSLREVGLLVVSVCLAFGCFVFIVLSYVQIFRAVLRIPSEQGRHKAFSTCLPHLAVVSLFVSTAVFAYLKPPSISSPILDLVLAVLYSEVPPALNPLIYSMRNQELKDALWKLMTR; encoded by the coding sequence atgtccaacagcagctccatcacccagttcctcctcctggcattcgcagacacacgggagctgcagctcttgcacttcgggctcttcctgggcatctacctggctgccctcctgggcaacggcctcatcatcaccgccatcgcctgtgaccaccgcctccacacccccatgtacttcttcctcctcagcctctctgttcttgacctgggctccatctccaccactgtccccaaatccatggatAATTCACTCAGGAACACCAGGGCAATCTCCTACGCAggatgtgctgcccaggtctttctgtttgtttttttcatgtcagtagagtattttcttctcactgtcatggcctatgaccgctacgttgccatctgcaaacccctgcactacgggaccctcctgggcagcagagcttgtgtccacatggcagcagctgcctggggcagtgggtttctccatgctctcctgcacacggccaatacattttccctacccctctgccagggcaatgccctggaccagttcttctgtgaaatcccccagatcctcaagctctcctgctcacactcagactccctcagggaagttgggcttcttgtggtcagtgTCTGTTTagcatttggttgttttgtgttcattgtgctgtcctatgtgcagatcttcagggctgtgctgaggatcccctctgagcagggacggcacaaagccttctccacgtgcctccctcacctggccgtggtctccctgtttgtcagcactgccgtgtttgcctacctcaagcccccctccatctcctcccccatTCTAGACCTAgtgctggcagtgctgtactcagaggtgcctccagcactgaaccccctcatctacagcatgaggaaccaggagctcaaggatgccctgtggaaactgatgaccagatga